TTCTGGTGTTAAGACCCGATAATGATCACCCAGCTCTTTTTCTGCAATTTCCAAAAACCTGTCATAATCTTTCCGAAGCATTCCTACATCTGTGTCATCATCCCAAGGAATAAACCCCTGATGACGCACCGCACCAAGTGCTGTTCCAAATGCAGCAAAATATGGAATCTCGTATTTTTTACATACACGATCCAAATCCTGTATCATCTCTATTTGCACCCTGTGCAAATGCTCCAGCACTTCCTTTTTATACGGCTTACTTCTGTTTATCTTTTCCATTTTTATTTCCTCTTTTATTTTTCTGTTACTCTTAAATTAAAAATTCTCTTTTCACCAGATCCTGTAAAGCTTCCACCAGTCTTTTATTATCCTCTATTGTCAAACAGCCAATATGTCCCACTCTGAAAACCTTATCTGCCAACTCTCCTCCATTCGGGCAGATCCAGATCTGATATTCGTCTTTCAAAATCTGAAATATTTTTTTTGCTGAACACTGTTGTGTTTCTAATGCTGTTACCGCGTTTGACATAGAGTCTGAAAAAAATGATAAGGGAAAATCCTGTATTCTGTTTCTAAAATCCTCTGCCAGATTTTTCACCTTCCCAATTTCTTTTTCCACACCAATAGTGTCAATTTCTTTTAATCGCGCATGTATCTGTAATAAAGTTCCCACTGCAGGTGTAAATGGCGTTTGTCCTCTCTCGCCGTTTTTTAATGCATTTTTTAAATCCAAATACATACATTTTGTTTCGATAAACTCTATTTTATCCACCGCCCGTTCTGACAAGCCCAATATAGCAATTCCCGGTGGTACGGCTAACGCTTTCTGGGAACCCACAATCAACACATCGATTTTCCATTTTTCCATATTCACTTCATCTGCAAGAAAAGAACTGATTGCATCCACTATTAAAAATATTTCATTTTTCTCACAGAACTCATGAATCATATCTAAATCATAATGTACACCCGTTGAAGTTTCATGTACATTTACAAGCAAGGCCGAATATCCTTTCCGATCATACTTTGCCAGGTCACTTTCCTGTAGCGATTTTCCCGGTTGCAATTTTATCTCATCATACGGAATATTATGAAGTTCGCACAATTCTGCAAATCTATGTCCAAAACTCCCTCCATTAATAACCAACGCTTTATCCTCTGTTGACAACGTATGCATTACTGTTGCTTCCATTGCCGAAGTCCCTGATCCCGTCAGAAATACTGCTCTTGCATTCTTTCCTGCATATGCGCTCTTCAAAAACATTCTTTCATTTGCTTTCATAACTGCCGAAAATTCATCTGTACGAAAATACGGAATCTCCTCTCCTCCAATTTTTCGCACTTCTTCATTCATCTGTACCGGGCCAACCGTAAAATTAATCATTTTTTCTCCTTTTACTTCTATTCGGTTCTTTCACGAACTTTTTTACATCTTTCTGACATCTTCTTGATCAAACTTCTCTATAACTTTAATAATTGCCTCCATCTCTTTTCTACTGTACATATCATTTTCTGTTCCACCATGATTCATCATTTTTACAAATTCTAGCAACTCATACCGAAAGCCCTCTCCATCATATTGGAAAAAATATTTTTTGTACTTCTCAAATCCTCATATCTGATTTCAAAATAATCAATTTTCCACCAGGGAGCCGGCACATAAATATAGCCCTTTGTTCCTGTTATAACCATATGCCCTTCGGTTTTAATGCCTTTTCCAATCTTAAAGGTCGCAGTTGCATGCTCATATTCTAAAGTTCCTTTTGTAAAGTAATTATATCCGTTTTTTTCATAATCATAAAGCGTACAGTTTTTATATTCTGTTCCAAGCATTTTGATAATCGGAGCTAACGCGATACTTCCCCAATCATACATGCTCCCCTGATATTTTTCTTCACTCACTTTTTCCATATCATCCGGAATATTACTACAGGCAATCTCCATATCCCTCACACTTCCAATCATCCCACTGTTCACAATCAACAAAAGATGTTCAAATGCCGGGAAAAACAGAGTTTTAATCGCTTCAAACAGAACAAGCTGCCTGCTCTTGGCCAGATCAAACATTGAAATTGCTTCCCTTTCCGAAAGAAAAATCGGGCTTTCACATAATACATGGCAATTATTTTCCAAAGCATCACAAATCAGTTTTTCATGTTCTGTAATCATTGCGGAAATATATACTGCATCTACATCCTTCAGCATTTCCACCAGAGTCTGATACTTTTTAAGATTGTATTTTTCGCACAATTCTGTCTCAGAATTTCCATCTTTAAAAATTCCAATCACTTCCAGCCCGCTTACATATTTACATTCTTTCAGCACTCGCTCCGCCGGATTTTGAATTCCAACAATCCCCAGTCGAATCACCGGATTCAAATTTTCCCTCAATTCACTGCTGCTGATTCCTTCCGTTCTTTTCAAATATACAACTTCACAAAATTCTTTCAGATAATCAAATTTTCCTTCCCAATCTGACCCTATTGCAAAAATATCAATTCCATATTTTTTTATATCTGAAATTTTCTGTCCTTCATACTCTTCTACAATAATCTCGTCCGCAAGCCCTGTTGCTTTGACCGCTTCAATCCTTTCTACTACTGATTGCTGTACATTAAGTTTTCCACGGTTTTTATCAAAAGCATCCGATGTCACTCCAACTATCAGATAATCTCCCAGCTTTTTTGCCCGTTCCAGCAATGCAATATGGCCATAATGTAATAAATCATAGGTTCCATAAGTAATTACTTTTTTCATCTTTATCTCCCATAAAGTCTAGTCGTTTTTGACTGTTTCTTATTTTACCATTCCTTTTGCTTTGAAGCAATATTTTCAGCTTTCTCTCCTGCCATTCCTTCTACAAATCTTTCTTCTTTTTCCGCATTTCTTGACTTTTCTTCTCAACATGCTATGATTGAAAAAGCTTTTACATCAATAATTTCAAATTCAAGAGAGGTATTTATGCACGATTATTTTTACATAGGCTGTACAACAATTCTCCGGTTTCTGTTACGTTTTTTCCCACACAGACCATTTCATCCAAAACGGATTGTTTTTACAAGTTATCTTGGCAAACAGTATTCCTGCAACCCCAAATACATCTGTGAATATATCCAGAAACATTCTTCAGATTATGAACTTGTCTGGGCATTTCAGAATCCCGGACAATTCCAGTACCTGCAAAAACAGGGAATAAAAACCGTAAAATATAACTCCCTTGCTTTTATTTATCTTTGTTTATCTTCTGGATATATCATCACAAATGTACGCGATCTGAATCACATTCCATTTACATCCAGGCAGCATGTCATAAATACCTGGCACGGTGGTGGCGCATATAAAACCGTAGGTTCTTCCACCGCTTCCCAGACAATTGCCGAACGTTTCCGGCAAAACATTGCTCAAAAAACCTGCTTAACTTTTTTATCAAGTTCCAGATCTTTTACTGAATTAACGCTTCAAAAAAGCTTTCATCACACTGGTACTATTCTTGAATGTGGAATGCCCCGCAATGACCTTCTTATCAATGGACAGCGATCGGATATTCGTAAAAAAGTATTAGAACATTTCCAGCTTCCTGAAGACCAGCATTTATTGATTTATGCACCAACTTATCGCGAAAATAAGGCTGTCGCTGATTATTCCTTTGATACATCTGCTGTGAAACAAGCATTATCACAACGCTTTGGTGGAAACTGGTCCATTTTGTTCCGTTGCCATTATTACCTCGTGGAAGAAGCTCGTAATTTAAATTCTGACTATATCAACGCCTCTGATTATCCAGATATGCAAGAATTATTATATGCTTCTGATATTCTGATTACAGATTATTCTTCATCTATCTGGGACTTTTCTTTTACAAAACGTCCCTGTTTCTTGTACGCCACTGATCTGGATGATTATGAAATTTCTCAAGGATTTTACACCGATATTCATACCTGGCCATTTCCTCTCGCCGAAAACAACCAGGAATTATTAGATAACATTCTATGTTTTGATCAGAACCTCTATTTACATGCCATCCAAAAACATCATCAGGATCTTCACTCTTTTGAGCACGGAACCGCATGTCAGCAGGTACTTAACTATATAAAAAAAACCTCTTAACTTAAATATTGCTAAAGTAATCGCAACAATCACCAAGGTCAAGTTTTCATACAAACTCAGATTTTTTCGCTTCACGTAAATCATTCAGGAGCTGTCAGTTCTATACTGCCAGCTCCCGTTTTTCTTATATTCTACTATTTTTATTTTCTATATCTTAGATTATCTATATTTCCTTTTCCCACCAAATAAATCACACCTAAAATCACAATGTAAATCAATGCTCCTACCGGCACCAATACTAATAACTGCAAAAACGCGCCATTAATATATTTCATAAGATAATTAATCACAAACCCCATAATTCCTGACGCCACCAAAAATTTTGGCGCTCCGCCAAGAATAATTCGAAGTCGTATAATCTTCCTGGTTGCACAAATGAAATAAACAAAGACAACTGTCTCGGAAATCACTGTGGCAATTGCAGCTCCCATCTCCTGATATTGCGGAATTAGAATCGCATTCAAAATTAAATTCGATACAGCTCCTGCTGCTGTTCCAATCAATGCTTTATTCTCATTTTCTGTCGGTATCAATACCTGATTATAAAAAATATTATCCAGTGCCGAAAACACCAAACGCAAGGCCAGCACCCGCCCCGTCCACATTGCCGGAAGGTAATCTTTTCCACTAAACAGTAAAATAATCGGACGAATCAGTACAAATAATCCTGCCGTACTTGCTGTTGATAAAAACAAATTCAATTCGGCACCTCTTTTAAAGAGTTTTTCATATTCTTCTTTTTGTCCTTTTGCTATATATTCTACCAGTCTCGGAAGAAGCACTACACTAATTGAATTGATTATAATCTTTACAACATTATTGATCTTTACAGCCGCCGAATATAGTCCAACCTGATAATCACCACAAATAGCGCCCAACATAACCGTGTCCATATTCATATAAATTGACACCGACAAGGTCGCGCCAAAAATCACTATAATCGGACGCAGATGTTTTTTCAGTTGTAACTTTCCGGTCACACGGAAATTCACATATTTTCGCATCTGAAACAAATTCAGAAAACAATAGCCATAAGTCGAGAAAACATAAAGGGCTGTATATGTCAGAACATCCTTTTCTGATTTAATTAACAGAAAAGTCAATACCAATGATAGTATCTGTAATACGATCGTTCGAATACTAATATATACATATTGTTCCAATGCCTGATACAGCCAATCTACACATAGGGTGCTTCCGATAATACACAAGCTACATACGAGCATGATTTTTTCTCTTCCCGTAAAAGCTCCCGACACAAAGAATATGAGTAACACCAGATAAACAATAGCTGTTGTTATCAAATTAATCGTAAAAATTTCTTTTACTAATTGCGAAAACTTATTCTTATCTTCTCTGCGCTTTGCTGCTTCTCTGACTGCATAAGTACTGATTCCCAGAGATGCAAATAAGATAAAATAGGAGATCACTGAATAACAGTATTGAAATTTCCCCAGCCCCTCTACTCCTAAAACTCTTGAAATATAAGGAAAAGAAATCAAGGGAAACACGATCACCATCACGGATTTAATAGCATTAAATACAAAATTAACCCGAATATCAGGTCTTTTCTTTTTCTTCATAAAATCTTCTCACACTCAAAGTTTTTCTACTAATTCATACGTTTTTTCACAATGCTGATTCCCAAAATACTTAAAAAACGCTTCCGTTCTTCTTTCATACTCCGGTTTCATAGCAAATTCATTCCTACATGCTTCAAGAAGTTCTTTTTCTACCTCTTTTAAAGTTGTTGCTATTGGTCCAAATCCCTGATCTTTATAAGTAAAGTATTCGCTCTCCGCATATTGTTTTTCCGAAAATTCTTCCGCATCAAACTGATAATACACCATCGGCTTCCTCATATAAACATAGTCACAGGACACCGATGAATAATCTGTAATTAAAAAAGCAGCTTTTTTCAGCAAATCCTGTACAAAATATTCTTCCTTTTCCGCTATAATTACACGATCAGAAGGAGATTTAAAACATCCAGCATACCCTTGCGCATATCCATGCAGATAAAAAATCAAATGTAAATTTTCGCGTTCCAAAATCTCTAAAAATTCCGGATCATTCAACATCCGACTGTATTCTTTATAATAGGGCGACTGAAAAAAATCCTTTCTTATCTCCGCAATCCGATTTTTGTTTGTCTCATGGCGATAATCCAGCCATCTCCTCCATGTAGGCATTACTACCACTAAACCTGGTTCCTTTTCTTTTTCGAAAAGATTATCATGCCGACAAAAACCAATCGCCTGAATCTTTTTCGGATCCTGATGATTCATTTCCACCATAATTTTCTTTTCCAACTCTGAGATTGCTATGATCAGATCATATCTGGTGCTTTCTCCACTTACAATTCCAGATACACCTCTTGCAAAACCATGATTTAAAAAAATATATTTAAATCTTGTCAATTTCAGTTCGAAAAATCCCCCACAGATTCTGTCATCTGGAAAACCATGATATTTTGTCGTTCCAATATATTTCGCTGCCGCCCAATACAACATAGAATGTTTCCAACCACCAAATTCTATCGTATTTCCCAATTCAGCAACTTTTGTATAATCCGAAGCCATCTTTTTAATCGGATAGTATACTTCTTTTTCCGGATAATTTTCTCTTATATATTTAAAAAACCAATACCCATTATCTCTTGCGTTTTCTGCATATTCTGTAACCACCCAGACGTCAGGATGCCTTCTCCTGTACAGTTTTCCCGGTATCCACATCACCAGCAATTTAAAAATGGTTGGAATATCTCGTGGCCTTAATCTTAAGATCTGATTCAACAGATACTTCATCATCTTCTTTACCTTTCAACATTTTTATTCTGCTATCATATCTGCTATCATTCGTTCATAGGTTTCTCTCATACCTATTTGTGGTTTCCATCCTAATTTTCTTAACTTTTCTCCACTGAGATGCATTTTCACAGAAGGAGCATATCCGCAATCTGTTTCCGGAATCTCAATCCGGGTTTTAATTCTTCCTTGTGCTACCTGATCTGCTACCAACATTGCCATTTCCCGGATTTGCATATGAGATTCCTCATTTACCACATTATAAGCCTCCCCATCACTTCCACAAGTTCCAAGAAGTAATAATGCCGCAACCACATCCCGGATATAGCAATAATTTCCTTCTGATGTTCCTGCTGTATGCAGAACAATATCTTCTCCGTGGATCGCACTCCTTGCAAACTGAGCATAAACACGGTTATCTTCTCCGGAGACTCCCGCTCCAAATGTCTGAGCCAGTCGCGCAATTCGAACCGGCAATTTGTATTCGGATGAATAAGCTGCACACAGACATTCACACAGCCTCTTTCCTTCCGGATAACAACTCCTTGCACTGGTCAGATCTACATATCCTAACTCTTTTTCCGTCACTCTTTCCAGTAACGGATCCGGTGTACCATACACTTCCATAGAAGAAAGATATACTATTCCCTTGGTCTGTTTCTTTCTGGCTAACTCTAATATATTTTTCGTCCCCTCACAGGAAATATTCAGCGTTTCCACCGGTTTCTCTATCATTGTTTTCGAAGTAGTCACACTTGCCGTATGGAAAATGTAATCTACATTTCCTTTATAATCGATTGGCTCTGTAATATCTCCTACATAAAGTTCTAAATCCGCTTCCTTCAAAAGTAAATTAAATTCTCTTTCTGCTTTTTTCTGATCTCGTATCGCAGCAATCACATGAATTCCCAGATTTTTTTTTCGATTTCCCAGCAGAAATGTCTTCACTAACATTTTCCCCACAAATCCGGTAGCTCCAGATACCAATACCGAACTGTTTCTATATTTTTTCAGATCTTCTTCATGTTGCTCTACTACATATTCCAGATCTTCCATCTGCATACTTCCTGCAACAAATAAATTCTTAACATCCATATAACTG
This window of the Mediterraneibacter butyricigenes genome carries:
- a CDS encoding pyridoxal-phosphate-dependent aminotransferase family protein is translated as MINFTVGPVQMNEEVRKIGGEEIPYFRTDEFSAVMKANERMFLKSAYAGKNARAVFLTGSGTSAMEATVMHTLSTEDKALVINGGSFGHRFAELCELHNIPYDEIKLQPGKSLQESDLAKYDRKGYSALLVNVHETSTGVHYDLDMIHEFCEKNEIFLIVDAISSFLADEVNMEKWKIDVLIVGSQKALAVPPGIAILGLSERAVDKIEFIETKCMYLDLKNALKNGERGQTPFTPAVGTLLQIHARLKEIDTIGVEKEIGKVKNLAEDFRNRIQDFPLSFFSDSMSNAVTALETQQCSAKKIFQILKDEYQIWICPNGGELADKVFRVGHIGCLTIEDNKRLVEALQDLVKREFLI
- a CDS encoding Gfo/Idh/MocA family oxidoreductase: MKKVITYGTYDLLHYGHIALLERAKKLGDYLIVGVTSDAFDKNRGKLNVQQSVVERIEAVKATGLADEIIVEEYEGQKISDIKKYGIDIFAIGSDWEGKFDYLKEFCEVVYLKRTEGISSSELRENLNPVIRLGIVGIQNPAERVLKECKYVSGLEVIGIFKDGNSETELCEKYNLKKYQTLVEMLKDVDAVYISAMITEHEKLICDALENNCHVLCESPIFLSEREAISMFDLAKSRQLVLFEAIKTLFFPAFEHLLLIVNSGMIGSVRDMEIACSNIPDDMEKVSEEKYQGSMYDWGSIALAPIIKMLGTEYKNCTLYDYEKNGYNYFTKGTLEYEHATATFKIGKGIKTEGHMVITGTKGYIYVPAPWWKIDYFEIRYEDLRSTKNIFSNMMERAFGMSC
- a CDS encoding CDP-glycerol glycerophosphotransferase family protein, translated to MHDYFYIGCTTILRFLLRFFPHRPFHPKRIVFTSYLGKQYSCNPKYICEYIQKHSSDYELVWAFQNPGQFQYLQKQGIKTVKYNSLAFIYLCLSSGYIITNVRDLNHIPFTSRQHVINTWHGGGAYKTVGSSTASQTIAERFRQNIAQKTCLTFLSSSRSFTELTLQKSFHHTGTILECGMPRNDLLINGQRSDIRKKVLEHFQLPEDQHLLIYAPTYRENKAVADYSFDTSAVKQALSQRFGGNWSILFRCHYYLVEEARNLNSDYINASDYPDMQELLYASDILITDYSSSIWDFSFTKRPCFLYATDLDDYEISQGFYTDIHTWPFPLAENNQELLDNILCFDQNLYLHAIQKHHQDLHSFEHGTACQQVLNYIKKTS
- a CDS encoding flippase — its product is MKKKKRPDIRVNFVFNAIKSVMVIVFPLISFPYISRVLGVEGLGKFQYCYSVISYFILFASLGISTYAVREAAKRREDKNKFSQLVKEIFTINLITTAIVYLVLLIFFVSGAFTGREKIMLVCSLCIIGSTLCVDWLYQALEQYVYISIRTIVLQILSLVLTFLLIKSEKDVLTYTALYVFSTYGYCFLNLFQMRKYVNFRVTGKLQLKKHLRPIIVIFGATLSVSIYMNMDTVMLGAICGDYQVGLYSAAVKINNVVKIIINSISVVLLPRLVEYIAKGQKEEYEKLFKRGAELNLFLSTASTAGLFVLIRPIILLFSGKDYLPAMWTGRVLALRLVFSALDNIFYNQVLIPTENENKALIGTAAGAVSNLILNAILIPQYQEMGAAIATVISETVVFVYFICATRKIIRLRIILGGAPKFLVASGIMGFVINYLMKYINGAFLQLLVLVPVGALIYIVILGVIYLVGKGNIDNLRYRK
- a CDS encoding CDP-glycerol glycerophosphotransferase family protein, which encodes MMKYLLNQILRLRPRDIPTIFKLLVMWIPGKLYRRRHPDVWVVTEYAENARDNGYWFFKYIRENYPEKEVYYPIKKMASDYTKVAELGNTIEFGGWKHSMLYWAAAKYIGTTKYHGFPDDRICGGFFELKLTRFKYIFLNHGFARGVSGIVSGESTRYDLIIAISELEKKIMVEMNHQDPKKIQAIGFCRHDNLFEKEKEPGLVVVMPTWRRWLDYRHETNKNRIAEIRKDFFQSPYYKEYSRMLNDPEFLEILERENLHLIFYLHGYAQGYAGCFKSPSDRVIIAEKEEYFVQDLLKKAAFLITDYSSVSCDYVYMRKPMVYYQFDAEEFSEKQYAESEYFTYKDQGFGPIATTLKEVEKELLEACRNEFAMKPEYERRTEAFFKYFGNQHCEKTYELVEKL
- a CDS encoding NAD-dependent epimerase/dehydratase family protein, coding for MDVKNLFVAGSMQMEDLEYVVEQHEEDLKKYRNSSVLVSGATGFVGKMLVKTFLLGNRKKNLGIHVIAAIRDQKKAEREFNLLLKEADLELYVGDITEPIDYKGNVDYIFHTASVTTSKTMIEKPVETLNISCEGTKNILELARKKQTKGIVYLSSMEVYGTPDPLLERVTEKELGYVDLTSARSCYPEGKRLCECLCAAYSSEYKLPVRIARLAQTFGAGVSGEDNRVYAQFARSAIHGEDIVLHTAGTSEGNYCYIRDVVAALLLLGTCGSDGEAYNVVNEESHMQIREMAMLVADQVAQGRIKTRIEIPETDCGYAPSVKMHLSGEKLRKLGWKPQIGMRETYERMIADMIAE